The following coding sequences are from one Bradyrhizobium sp. 200 window:
- a CDS encoding ABC transporter permease encodes MALLAPQPVETTARSPLGEVVPATRHAFAPSPLNRRRWQNFKANRRGYWSLWIFLALFVISLFAELIANDRPFLIKYDGKLYWPAFVSYSETTFGGDFETAADYRDPYLQKLIAEKGGTIIWPLIRYSYSTHNLDLPTPAPSKPTWMLTEEQCKPVVEKKGLKSCSDLEYNWLGTDDQGRDVVARLIYGFRISVLFGLTLTIISSIIGVIAGGVQGYFGGWTDLIFQRIIEIWSAIPSLYLLLILSSVLVPGFFVLLGILLLFSWTSLVGLVRAEFLRGRNFEYIQAARALGVSNGVIMFRHLLPNAMVATMTFLPFIVSSSVMTLTALDFLGFGLPPGSPSLGELLSQGKSNVQAPWLGFTGFFSVAIMLSLLIFIGEGVRDAFDPRKTFR; translated from the coding sequence GCGTTCGCGCCATCGCCGCTGAACCGCCGGCGCTGGCAGAACTTCAAGGCGAACCGCCGCGGCTACTGGTCGCTCTGGATATTCCTTGCGCTGTTTGTGATCTCGCTGTTTGCCGAACTGATCGCCAACGATCGGCCGTTCCTTATCAAATATGACGGAAAGCTGTATTGGCCGGCTTTCGTCAGCTATTCCGAGACCACTTTCGGCGGCGATTTCGAAACCGCGGCCGACTACCGCGATCCCTATTTGCAAAAGCTGATCGCCGAAAAGGGCGGCACCATCATCTGGCCCTTGATCCGCTACTCCTACTCCACCCACAATCTCGATTTGCCGACGCCGGCGCCGTCGAAGCCGACATGGATGCTGACGGAAGAGCAGTGCAAGCCCGTGGTGGAGAAGAAGGGCCTGAAGAGCTGCAGTGATCTCGAATACAACTGGCTTGGTACCGATGACCAGGGCCGCGACGTGGTGGCGCGACTGATCTACGGTTTTCGCATCTCGGTGCTGTTCGGCCTGACGCTGACTATCATTTCGTCGATCATCGGCGTCATCGCCGGCGGCGTGCAAGGCTATTTCGGCGGCTGGACCGATCTGATCTTCCAGCGCATCATCGAAATCTGGAGCGCGATTCCCTCGCTCTACCTGCTGCTGATCCTGTCATCGGTGCTGGTGCCCGGCTTCTTCGTGCTGCTCGGTATTCTCCTGCTGTTCTCATGGACCTCGCTGGTTGGCTTGGTTCGCGCGGAGTTCTTGCGTGGGCGCAATTTCGAATACATTCAGGCGGCGCGCGCGCTCGGCGTCTCCAATGGCGTGATCATGTTTCGGCATCTGTTGCCGAACGCGATGGTGGCGACCATGACCTTTCTGCCGTTCATCGTGTCGTCCTCGGTGATGACGCTGACCGCGCTCGACTTCCTCGGCTTCGGCCTCCCGCCGGGTTCGCCATCACTCGGCGAGCTGCTGTCGCAGGGCAAGTCCAACGTGCAGGCGCCCTGGCTCGGTTTTACCGGCTTCTTCTCGGTCGCGATCATGCTGTCGCTTTTGATCTTCATCGGCGAGGGCGTGCGCGACGCCTTCGATCCGCGCAAGACCTTCCGGTAG
- a CDS encoding ABC transporter ATP-binding protein, translated as MDAVNQPLLDVCDLSVAFHQPSGATIAVDRVSFSIKRGECVALVGESGSGKSVSALSVLRLLPYPTASHPSGTIHFKGRELLNASEREMRQIRGNDISIIFQEPMTSLNPLHTIEAQIGEILALHSGIGGQAARARTLELLTQVGIPDPETRLKSYPHQLSGGQRQRVMIAMALANEPDLLIADEPTTALDVTVQAQILALLAEIRSRLGMSMLFITHDLGIVRRIADVVCVMNSGKIVEQGPVEEVFTAPQHAYTRALLAAEPKPDPAPPRPNEPVVMSADNLKVWFPIKRGLLRSTVGHIKAVDGVSIAVRKGETLGVVGESGSGKTTLGLALLRLISSDGPIVFLGNNIQGLRFKAMLPFRRDMQIVFQDPFGALSPRMSVGDIVAEGLSVHQKSLSYEEREARVVKALRDVGLDPATRFRYPHEFSGGQRQRISIARAVVLEPNFVVLDEPTSALDMLFQAQMVDLLRELQRKRDLTYMFISHDLRVVASLASHLIVMRHGKVVEEGPAAELFKNPKSDYTRALFAAAFRIEAVPDL; from the coding sequence ATGGACGCCGTGAACCAGCCCTTGCTCGATGTGTGCGATCTCTCGGTGGCGTTTCACCAGCCGAGCGGCGCCACGATTGCGGTCGACCGCGTCTCCTTTTCCATCAAGCGCGGCGAGTGCGTGGCCTTGGTCGGCGAGTCCGGTTCCGGCAAATCGGTCAGCGCGCTGTCGGTGCTAAGACTGCTGCCCTATCCGACCGCGTCGCATCCCTCCGGCACTATCCATTTCAAGGGCCGCGAGCTGCTCAATGCCTCGGAACGCGAGATGCGCCAGATCCGCGGCAACGATATCTCGATCATCTTCCAGGAGCCGATGACCTCGCTCAATCCGCTGCATACGATCGAGGCGCAGATCGGCGAGATTCTTGCCTTGCACAGCGGCATCGGCGGGCAGGCGGCGCGGGCGCGCACGCTGGAGCTTTTGACGCAGGTCGGCATTCCCGATCCCGAAACCCGGCTGAAGAGCTATCCGCATCAATTGTCCGGCGGCCAGCGCCAGCGCGTCATGATCGCGATGGCGCTTGCCAACGAGCCGGACCTCTTGATCGCGGACGAGCCGACCACCGCGCTCGATGTCACCGTGCAGGCGCAGATCCTGGCGCTGCTCGCCGAGATCAGGTCGCGTCTCGGCATGAGCATGCTGTTCATCACCCATGACCTTGGCATCGTCCGCCGCATCGCCGATGTGGTTTGCGTGATGAATTCGGGCAAGATCGTCGAGCAGGGGCCGGTCGAAGAGGTCTTTACAGCGCCGCAGCACGCCTACACGCGCGCGTTGCTCGCGGCCGAGCCCAAGCCCGATCCTGCGCCGCCGCGGCCCAACGAGCCAGTGGTGATGTCGGCCGACAACCTCAAGGTCTGGTTTCCGATCAAGCGCGGGCTGTTGCGCTCAACCGTCGGCCATATCAAGGCGGTGGATGGCGTCAGCATCGCGGTGCGCAAGGGCGAGACGCTCGGCGTCGTCGGCGAATCCGGCTCGGGCAAGACCACGCTGGGGCTGGCGCTCCTCCGGCTGATTTCCTCGGATGGGCCGATCGTGTTCCTTGGCAACAACATTCAGGGCCTGCGTTTCAAGGCCATGCTGCCGTTCCGCCGCGATATGCAGATCGTGTTTCAGGATCCGTTCGGGGCGCTGAGCCCGCGCATGTCGGTCGGCGACATCGTCGCCGAAGGCCTCTCCGTGCATCAGAAGTCGCTGTCGTATGAAGAGCGCGAGGCGCGCGTCGTCAAGGCGCTCCGGGACGTCGGCCTCGACCCCGCGACGCGGTTCCGCTATCCGCATGAATTCTCAGGCGGCCAGCGCCAGCGCATCTCGATCGCGCGCGCGGTGGTGCTGGAGCCGAACTTCGTCGTGCTGGACGAGCCGACGAGCGCGCTCGACATGCTGTTCCAGGCGCAGATGGTCGACCTGCTGCGCGAGCTGCAGCGCAAGCGCGACCTGACCTACATGTTCATCTCGCACGATCTGCGCGTGGTGGCCTCGCTGGCGAGCCATCTGATCGTGATGCGCCACGGCAAGGTGGTGGAGGAGGGCCCGGCCGCGGAGCTGTTCAAGAATCCGAAGAGTGACTACACCCGCGCTTTGTTCGCCGCCGCGTTCCGTATCGAGGCGGTGCCGGATTTATAG
- a CDS encoding NlpC/P60 family protein: MDDPRLTPARPEVAAKYLEGKVKAARFVSGEEFCVTEAVAPVREGPAANTLLVTQALKGERVTIYDRDSEGFAWGQLNSDGYVGWIPDAALARPAAAPTHKITALRTFAFPGPSIKLPPVETLSLGAKVTIVREDGAFAVTDEGWYLPRRHVGGLDVMEQDFVAVAERFAGTPYLWGGKNSLGIDCSGLVQVSLNAAGTGCPRDSDMQQDGLGRVLSPAEMKKLQRGDLIFWKGHVAIVRDAETIVHANAHHMATVIENTREAIARIKAAGSEVTAIRRL, from the coding sequence ATGGATGATCCGCGTCTGACGCCGGCACGGCCCGAGGTCGCCGCGAAATATCTCGAAGGCAAGGTGAAGGCCGCGCGCTTCGTTTCCGGCGAGGAATTTTGCGTGACTGAGGCCGTCGCGCCAGTACGCGAGGGACCTGCTGCGAATACCTTGCTGGTGACGCAGGCGCTGAAGGGTGAGCGCGTCACGATCTACGACCGTGACAGTGAAGGCTTTGCCTGGGGCCAGCTCAACAGCGATGGCTATGTCGGCTGGATCCCCGATGCGGCGCTTGCCAGACCCGCGGCCGCACCGACGCACAAGATCACGGCGTTGCGGACCTTTGCGTTTCCCGGGCCATCGATCAAGCTGCCGCCGGTCGAGACGCTGTCGCTGGGCGCCAAGGTCACGATCGTGCGCGAAGACGGCGCGTTCGCGGTGACCGATGAAGGCTGGTATCTGCCGCGAAGACATGTCGGCGGCCTCGACGTCATGGAACAGGATTTCGTCGCGGTCGCCGAGCGCTTTGCCGGCACGCCCTATCTCTGGGGTGGCAAGAACTCCCTTGGCATCGATTGCTCCGGCCTCGTCCAGGTCTCGCTGAACGCCGCCGGCACCGGCTGCCCGCGCGACAGCGACATGCAGCAGGATGGGCTCGGCCGAGTATTGAGTCCTGCCGAGATGAAGAAGCTGCAGCGCGGCGATCTGATCTTTTGGAAAGGCCACGTCGCGATCGTGCGCGACGCCGAAACCATCGTTCATGCCAACGCGCATCACATGGCGACGGTGATCGAAAACACGCGAGAGGCGATCGCGCGGATCAAGGCGGCCGGCAGCGAGGTCACGGCGATCAGACGGTTGTAG
- a CDS encoding leucyl aminopeptidase family protein, whose amino-acid sequence MQSPFETAPDAAAIPITFATKTTWSAIARGLPEQARQFAAANDFTAKPGKCLTLPSPDGQIAQVVFGLEDDTAKPRDLFRPGALPGLLPPGVYRFANAPHDLRLATLAFALGSYRFGRYRKNETPAVRLVPPDGVDVADIVRMAEAAALARDLINTPSNDMGPAELAEAVQQLAARFGAEFNCIVGDALVKQNFPLIHAVGMASTRAPRLIDLSWGDPANPKVTLVGKGVCFDTGGLDLKPSSGMLIMKKDMGGAANVLALAQMVMDAKLKVRLRVLIPAVENAVAGNAFRPLDIFKSRKGLNVEIGNTDAEGRLVLADALALADEEKPDLLVDLGTLTGAARVALGPDLPPFYTNDETLAENVAAHAKRENDPLWRMPLWPPYDSWLDSKVADINNAPSGGFAGSITCALFLQRFVADAKSWLHVDIYGWTPSAKPARPEGGECQAARAIYKLLSERYG is encoded by the coding sequence ATGCAATCCCCGTTCGAGACCGCACCCGACGCCGCTGCCATTCCGATTACTTTCGCCACCAAGACGACCTGGAGCGCGATCGCCAGGGGACTCCCCGAACAGGCCCGGCAATTTGCAGCGGCCAACGACTTCACCGCCAAGCCCGGCAAATGCCTGACGCTCCCCTCGCCCGACGGGCAGATCGCACAGGTCGTTTTCGGGCTGGAGGACGACACCGCCAAGCCACGCGATCTGTTCCGGCCGGGCGCGCTGCCCGGCCTGCTGCCGCCCGGCGTTTACCGCTTCGCCAATGCACCGCACGATTTGCGGCTGGCAACGCTCGCTTTTGCGCTGGGGAGCTATCGCTTCGGCCGCTACCGCAAGAATGAGACGCCCGCGGTGCGGCTGGTGCCGCCCGACGGCGTCGATGTCGCCGACATCGTGCGGATGGCGGAAGCCGCCGCGCTGGCGCGCGACCTGATCAATACGCCGTCGAACGACATGGGACCGGCGGAACTGGCAGAAGCCGTGCAGCAATTGGCGGCGCGCTTCGGCGCCGAATTCAACTGCATCGTCGGCGACGCGCTCGTGAAGCAGAACTTTCCGCTGATCCACGCCGTCGGCATGGCCTCGACGCGCGCCCCGCGCCTGATCGATCTGAGCTGGGGCGATCCCGCTAACCCTAAGGTGACTTTGGTCGGCAAGGGTGTCTGCTTCGACACCGGCGGCCTCGACCTGAAACCGTCCAGCGGCATGCTGATCATGAAAAAGGACATGGGCGGCGCCGCCAACGTGCTGGCGCTGGCGCAGATGGTGATGGATGCGAAGCTGAAAGTACGGCTGCGGGTCCTGATCCCCGCGGTCGAGAACGCGGTGGCCGGCAACGCCTTCCGCCCGCTCGACATCTTCAAGTCGCGCAAGGGACTGAACGTGGAGATCGGCAACACCGACGCCGAGGGGCGGCTGGTGCTGGCCGATGCGCTGGCGCTGGCGGACGAGGAGAAACCGGATCTGCTGGTCGACCTCGGCACCCTGACGGGCGCGGCGCGGGTAGCGCTGGGGCCGGATTTACCGCCCTTTTACACCAATGATGAGACGCTGGCCGAAAACGTCGCAGCCCATGCGAAGCGGGAGAACGATCCGTTGTGGCGAATGCCGCTGTGGCCGCCCTATGATTCGTGGCTGGATTCGAAGGTCGCCGACATCAACAATGCACCGTCCGGCGGCTTTGCCGGCTCGATCACCTGCGCACTGTTCCTGCAGCGCTTCGTCGCAGACGCCAAGAGCTGGTTGCATGTCGATATCTACGGCTGGACGCCTTCCGCAAAGCCTGCGCGCCCCGAAGGCGGCGAATGCCAGGCCGCACGCGCGATCTATAAATTGTTGAGCGAACGCTATGGATGA